In Rutidosis leptorrhynchoides isolate AG116_Rl617_1_P2 chromosome 2, CSIRO_AGI_Rlap_v1, whole genome shotgun sequence, one genomic interval encodes:
- the LOC139890231 gene encoding agamous-like MADS-box protein AGL8 homolog, translating to MEKILDRYERHSYADRRFPENDQDAHGSWMVHAKLKSRLEILQKSQRHIMGEDLDYLNLKELQNLEHQLDTALKHIRLRKNQLMFDSISVLQKKDKALKNQNSLLSKKIKEVEKEVAILPVERQIEKNMLTINFDSYIRLASLFLAICK from the exons ATGGAAAAGATCCTTGATAGGTACGAAAGACACTCGTATGCAGACAGGCGGTTTCCGGAAAATGATCAGGATGCGCAT GGAAGCTGGATGGTCCATGCAAAGCTCAAGTCTAGGTTGGAGATTTTGCAAAAATCACAAAG GCATATTATGGGAGAAGACCTTGATTACTTGAATCTCAAAGAGCTTCAGAATTTGGAGCACCAACTTGATACAGCACTTAAGCATATTAGATTAAGAAAG AATCAGCTGATGTTTGATTCCATTTCTGTTCTCCAAAAAAAG GACAAGGCATTGAAGAATCAAAACAGCCTTCTCTCAAAGAAG ATCAAGGAAGTGGAGAAAGAAGTAGCAATACTACCAGTAGAGCGGCAAATCGAAAAGAACATGTTGACGATTAATTTTGATTCTTACATCAGGTTAGCCTCTTTGTTTCTCGCAATCTGTAAATGA